In Myxococcota bacterium, a single window of DNA contains:
- a CDS encoding bifunctional enoyl-CoA hydratase/phosphate acetyltransferase, with protein MSGTGKYEQLIASCAGLQPITTAVAHPCEETALTGAIDAAAQHLIDPILVGPVAKIEQTAKQAGIDLSRARIVDAPHSHAAAAKAVELVRKGEAELLMKGSLHSDELLAEVVARDTGLRTGRRLSHVFIFDIPTYHKVLIVTDAAINIFPALEDKLDICQNAIDLCLDLGLERPKVAILAAVETVTSKMPATIDAAALCKMADRGQIRGGILDGPLAFDNAISKEAARIKGIASEVAGDPDILLVPDLEAGNMLAKQLTFLANADCAGLVLGARVPIILTSRADSVRSRIASCAVAMRVAHARRVSVSAR; from the coding sequence ATGAGTGGAACCGGAAAGTACGAGCAGCTGATCGCGAGCTGTGCCGGCTTGCAGCCGATCACCACCGCCGTCGCGCACCCCTGCGAGGAGACGGCGCTCACCGGCGCGATCGACGCGGCCGCGCAGCATCTCATCGACCCGATCCTGGTGGGGCCCGTCGCCAAGATCGAGCAGACCGCGAAGCAGGCGGGCATCGACCTGTCGCGCGCGCGCATCGTCGACGCGCCGCACAGTCACGCCGCCGCCGCGAAGGCCGTGGAGCTGGTGCGCAAGGGCGAGGCCGAGCTCTTGATGAAGGGCAGCCTGCACAGCGACGAGCTGCTCGCGGAGGTGGTCGCGCGAGACACGGGCCTGCGCACCGGGCGGCGGCTGTCCCACGTGTTCATCTTCGACATCCCCACGTATCACAAGGTCCTGATCGTGACCGACGCCGCGATCAACATCTTCCCCGCGCTCGAGGACAAGCTCGACATCTGCCAGAACGCGATCGATCTGTGTCTCGACCTCGGGCTCGAGCGGCCCAAGGTGGCGATCCTCGCGGCCGTCGAGACGGTGACTTCCAAGATGCCGGCCACGATCGACGCCGCGGCACTGTGCAAGATGGCGGACCGCGGCCAGATCCGCGGGGGCATCCTGGACGGTCCGCTCGCGTTCGACAACGCGATCAGCAAGGAGGCGGCGCGCATCAAGGGCATCGCCTCCGAAGTCGCGGGTGACCCCGACATCCTGCTCGTGCCGGACCTCGAGGCGGGGAACATGCTGGCCAAGCAGCTCACGTTCCTGGCCAACGCCGACTGCGCCGGCCTCGTGCTGGGCGCGCGCGTGCCGATCATCCTGACCAGCCGCGCGGACAGCGTGCGCTCACGCATCGCGAGCTGCGCGGTGGCCATGCGCGTAGCGCACGCGCGGCGGGTATCGGTCTCGGCGCGATGA
- a CDS encoding MFS transporter, whose protein sequence is MLTAWIAWTVAAVYYFYQYVLRSAPSVMMPQLSEAFGLDALGVASLVGLFYYGYSPFSLVAGVALDRLGARRVIPIGAAIVAAGSLLFATGDAALAGIGRLLQGAGGVFGLVGAIYVANSSFPASRAATLIGATQMFGMAGGSAGQFLVGPAIAGGLPWSRFWMIMAVTGAAIAVVLALLLPSPKSEPSGDWRSAALDSLRTVFRNPQSVLCGLIAGLLMMPTSIFDMVWGVRFLQETAGHPFGEAVMRSATVPLGWIIGSPLLGWLSDRIGRRKPVVIGAAAVLFACLAWILFGGTEVLAPYVLGTVTGIASGSVMLLYTVIKEANPPQLNGTATGVVNFVNFTLSALLGPVFAALLRNASGGAAELELVHYQWAFGPMLAGVGLAVALAFFLRETGPASNRS, encoded by the coding sequence CGGCGCCGAGCGTGATGATGCCGCAGCTGTCCGAGGCGTTCGGCCTCGACGCGCTCGGCGTCGCATCGCTGGTCGGGCTGTTCTACTACGGCTACTCGCCGTTCAGCCTGGTCGCAGGCGTTGCGCTCGACCGGCTGGGCGCGCGCCGGGTGATTCCGATCGGCGCCGCGATCGTGGCGGCCGGGTCGCTCCTGTTCGCGACCGGCGACGCGGCGCTCGCCGGCATCGGCCGGCTGCTGCAGGGCGCGGGCGGCGTGTTCGGCCTGGTGGGCGCGATCTACGTCGCGAACAGCAGCTTCCCCGCGTCGCGCGCTGCCACGCTGATCGGCGCGACCCAGATGTTCGGCATGGCGGGCGGCTCCGCCGGGCAGTTTCTCGTGGGGCCCGCGATCGCGGGCGGGCTGCCGTGGAGCCGCTTCTGGATGATCATGGCAGTCACGGGTGCGGCGATCGCCGTGGTGCTGGCGCTCCTGCTGCCGTCCCCGAAGAGCGAGCCCTCGGGTGACTGGCGCAGCGCCGCGCTCGACTCACTCCGCACCGTGTTCCGCAATCCGCAGTCGGTCCTGTGCGGCTTGATCGCGGGCCTGTTGATGATGCCGACCTCGATCTTCGACATGGTCTGGGGCGTCCGCTTCCTGCAGGAGACGGCCGGCCACCCGTTCGGCGAGGCGGTCATGCGCTCCGCCACGGTACCGCTGGGCTGGATCATCGGCAGCCCGCTGCTCGGCTGGCTCTCGGACCGCATCGGCCGGCGCAAGCCCGTGGTGATCGGCGCCGCAGCCGTGCTGTTCGCGTGTCTGGCCTGGATCCTGTTCGGCGGCACCGAGGTGCTCGCGCCCTACGTGCTGGGCACCGTGACCGGCATCGCTTCCGGCTCCGTGATGCTGCTCTACACGGTGATCAAGGAGGCGAACCCGCCGCAGCTCAACGGCACCGCGACCGGCGTGGTGAACTTCGTGAACTTCACGCTCAGCGCGCTGCTGGGCCCGGTGTTCGCGGCGCTCTTGCGCAACGCCTCCGGCGGCGCCGCGGAGCTCGAGCTCGTGCACTATCAGTGGGCCTTCGGGCCGATGCTCGCGGGCGTCGGGCTCGCGGTCGCCCTCGCCTTCTTTCTGAGAGAGACTGGACCCGCCAGCAACAGGAGCTGA